A genomic window from Salvia miltiorrhiza cultivar Shanhuang (shh) chromosome 5, IMPLAD_Smil_shh, whole genome shotgun sequence includes:
- the LOC131024319 gene encoding calcium-dependent protein kinase 2 — protein sequence MGLCVSKEKHAKPNGNHHHQTPIQYTMSPGYAAQLVAAPPPPPAPAKTILGKAYEDVTVQYRLGKELGRGQFGVTYLCTEIATGQQLACKSISKKKLVTRSDKEDMRREIQIMQHLSGQPNIVEFKGAYEDKHSVHLVMELCAGGELFDRIIANGHYTESAAAAICRSIVGVVQICHFMGVMHRDLKPENFLLSDKGDNALLKATDFGLSVFIEEGKTYKDVVGSAYYVAPEVLRRKYGKEVDIWSAGVMLYILLSGVPPFWGDSERAIFDAVLRGNVDFETKPWPSISQSAKDLVRRMLTHDPKKRITAAQVLEHPWIKEGGEASDKPIDSAVLSRMKQFRAMNKLKKLALKVIAENLSAEEIHGLKAMFTNMDTDKSGTITYEELKAGLARLGSKLTETEVRQLMDAADVDGNGTIDYIEFITATMHRHRLEREENLYKAFQYFDKDNSGFITRDELETGMQEHGMGDPATIKEIIAEVDSDNDGRINYEEFCTMMRSGNQNQAKL from the exons ATGCAAAGCCCAACGGCAACCATCACCACCAAACTCCCATACAGTACACGATGTCGCCGGGGTACGCGGCGCAGCTAGTGGCCGCGCCGCCGCCCCCGCCGGCGCCGGCGAAGACGATCCTAGGGAAGGCGTACGAGGACGTGACGGTGCAATATAGGCTGGGGAAGGAGCTGGGGCGAGGGCAGTTCGGCGTGACGTATCTGTGCACGGAGATAGCGACGGGGCAGCAGTTGGCGTGCAAGTCGATATCGAAGAAGAAGCTGGTGACGAGGAGCGACAAAGAGGACATGAGGAGGGAGATTCAGATCATGCAGCATCTCAGCGGCCAGCCCAACATCGTGGAGTTCAAGGGCGCCTACGAGGATAAGCACTCCGTGCATCTCGTCATGGAGCTCTGCGCCGGCGGGGAGCTCTTCGACCGGATCATCGCCAACGGTCACTACACCGAGAGTGCCGCCGCCGCGATCTGCCGGAGCATCGTCGGCGTTGTTCAGATTTGCCATTTTATGGGCGTCATGCATCGCGATCTCAAGCCCGAGAACTTCTTGCTCTCGGATAAGGGCGACAATGCTCTCTTGAAAGCCACCGATTTCGGCCTCTCCGTATTCATTGAAGAAG GAAAGACATACAAGGATGTAGTGGGCAGCGCTTATTATGTGGCTCCAGAAGTGCTGCGTCGCAAATATGGAAAGGAAGTTGATATCTGGAGTGCCGGAGTCATGCTTTACATATTACTCAGCGGTGTACCTCCCTTCTGGGGCG ACAGTGAGCGCGCCATATTTGATGCCGTCTTGAGAGGAAATGTGGATTTCGAAACAAAACCATGGCCATCAATATCACAGAGTGCCAAGGATCTTGTCCGTAGAATGCTCACGCACGACCCAAAGAAGCGAATTACTGCTGCCCAAGTTCTTG aGCATCCATGGATTAAAGAAGGCGGGGAAGCATCTGATAAACCAATAGACAGCGCGGTTCTCTCTAGGATGAAGCAATTCAGAGCAATGAACAAACTTAAAAAGCTAGCACTCAAG GTAATAGCAGAGAATCTATCTGCAGAGGAAATACATGGGCTGAAAGCAATGTTCACAAATATGGACACTGACAAAAGCGGCACCATCACTTATGAAGAACTTAAAGCCGGTTTAGCTAGACTCGGCTCTAAACTCACCGAGACTGAAGTTAGGCAGCTCATGGATGCC GCTGATGTGGATGGAAATGGGACGATAGACTACATTGAGTTCATAACAGCCACAATGCACAGACACAGATTGGAAAGAGAGGAAAATCTTTATAAAGCATTCCAATACTTTGACAAAGATAATAGTGG GTTCATCACAAGAGATGAACTGGAAACAGGTATGCAAGAACACGGGATGGGAGATCCAGCAACAATAAAGGAGATAATTGCTGAAGTGGACTCAGATAAT GATGGAAGAATTAATTATGAAGAGTTCTGTACTATGATGAGAAGTGGAAACCAGAATCAAGCCAAGCTCTAG